From a region of the Halobacteriovorax sp. HLS genome:
- a CDS encoding RNA-binding protein gives MGKKLYVGNLPFSETEESITETFSSCGTVESAKLIIDRETGRSKGFAFVEMSSDEEAQEAISKFDGNDLNGRPMRVNEAKPQEPRNNNRGGFGGGNRY, from the coding sequence ATGGGTAAAAAATTGTATGTTGGAAATCTTCCGTTTTCAGAAACTGAAGAATCAATCACTGAAACTTTTTCATCTTGTGGAACAGTTGAATCAGCAAAGTTAATTATCGACAGAGAAACTGGTAGATCAAAAGGATTTGCATTTGTTGAAATGTCTTCAGACGAAGAAGCTCAAGAAGCTATCTCTAAGTTTGACGGAAATGACTTAAATGGTCGTCCAATGAGAGTTAACGAAGCGAAGCCACAAGAGCCAAGAAACAACAACCGTGGTGGTTTCGGTGGTGGTAATCGTTACTAA